Genomic window (Argopecten irradians isolate NY chromosome 13, Ai_NY, whole genome shotgun sequence):
CCAGTCCATCTGACCCAATAAATAAAGGTGTATACATTATGTCCGATAGGCCTACTGTTTGTAGGTCTACTCTATGTAGAGTCTAGTAGTTTGTGTATCATCAGGTCTTGTATGGGGTGTATGCATATCCATATTCAGTGAATTAGATTGTCACAACCCATACTGTAATGAATCCttcaaattacatttataatcaTGATTGGCATGAagaagtatacatgtacattaattgtaccctacatgtacatgtagactacatagtacatgtagaaatctacatataataattgtacatgtagaactaattatatatttataagacTCAAGACTGTCATCATTCTCTATTGTCCATAACCTTGCTTAAATAGgcttatataaataataaaggttaaataagaaatcaaataaaacaggaaattagaaatcaaataaaacatgaacACTAGCTGTTAGTGTTATCACAACTTCAGTGTGGTAATTGTATAGGAAAATTCCACACCATAATggataatgtttatatatgtaaatggtgAAGTTTACATTGGTATACATTctgcagcttcacaaattaataaatatagtgcataattatgtacatatacctaCCAGGAAAGGATCTCTTCATGTTTTCGACACagcttttttaatgaaaaaaaaatcactagaCTAAGAAATTAGAAATACCAGAGTAGTGATGCTTTAATTTAGatacaataataattttataattaatataatccTCATTCCTGATTCAATGATGgcatttatgttttgtaaacattCTTTAATTTGTTCTTAAATTTATCTATGGTACATATTGTGTCAACTGAATATTAATTCAGATCCAACATTGATGATTTCTTTGTGAATCTTATcaatatacaattttgaaatacatagattatttatagtaaataacTGGCAACCAATGgctaaatataattatatgattatttaataatatatttctaatattttgctatcatgaaaatatagaatattaaaattaattgtggatacttataattacatttcgTATGTCTAGTCTTTGATGAGGACATTTATAGAACTTTTAACTGATTCGATAGTTCtgtaaaagtttattttaagaGAACAGTTATCAGCATGGTGTAATAGGGAAAAGTAAATCTTTTAAAGAACCTTACTTGCAATATTGATTCAATAACCCCAAGTAAATACGGGTAGTTAACCTATAGgtacatatagttacatatacacaaaatgtatacatgtacataccggtacatgtatatgtcagaGATACAAACATGCTAAATTGCCATCAttagtttatttttcatttattttccagATTTGACAGATtgatgtctttgaaattaaataccggagatataaaattgattttaatcaaGAAAATATTCCAGGACTGGGCAAGAAGAACTTACCCAAACTTTTTTATTTGGTAAGCAAACAAAATgtggaaaaaaaagtttgtatgATATTGTACATATGAATGTCACTGTATTGATTAGTGTATTGGGAGCAaagtttttattcattgtaaGTTTTATTCGATAATTAACTTTAAAATCAGATTGCTATAACTCATGTAGTATATTATACAATATCCATGTATATACTTCATAATATCTTCCCTTTGAATGAAGTGAGATATATTGTATTCAAGAACTGGCTCTTCATCCTCTTCTTATCTAATAATATCCTGCAAAGCCCTGCATTTCTGAAGTGTTAAATATATGACTTATGGTGATGAAATTTGAAGGATACATATGTAGTTCAATTCTGTAACCCAAAGCTGATATTTAATACACTACATTCAGGTCATTGACCCTATGTTCTAAGAGAAAGGTAAAAAGTAAAAGCCAAGTTCACAGTGATTTGATTGTCCAGGCTGGACCCTAACTTCTGAACTATTTGTAGTAATAACTACtaataaggggagacaatcttgAGTTACGCTGCATATGATTTGTTCTACAgatgtattgtttaatttagtcacaatttttctttttttttctttttgatacaCATGGGTCTGTGAAAGACTTGCCTTGTATaaaaagtatgtaaccattttcacaaacatgtacatgatcTAATAGTGACATTCcaacattataatttatatgtCTAGGCATTGATCGTAACAAAAAGGCACTAGTATTGTAGCCTCTTTGTTATAAAACTTTATTAATGACAACTGTTGAATATTTCAGACTGACCACATTAAAATGCATGGCCACAAACAGCACTTTTCTCCAGACGTGACAGTGTTTGAAAATTGAAGATCAGCAAACTAGCCATGCCTCTTCGGCTACGAAGATCAGGTATTTTTTCACATCTGAAATGATTTCATACTTAAATACGAATTGTCTTTCTGAAATTAATGAAACTTACTtagtcaatatatttttttttatgacatTAAGTTCCTGcttgtaaattttaaataatgtggTTAACATTTACCTTGTTTGAAACACATACATTTCTAATGTAAGAAATAAGGACTTTTTAGTTGGAGTTGGAGAATGGTTTTATACTAACCATGTagaattttaaatacatgttgtaataCCTTCGAATAGATCAAATGTCCATAATTAATTAACTTGGTAAAAGACATGCAAATGGTTTTAGGGATGAATAACATGACTTGGTAATTTGacgaacaaataaacaaaatgttttttttcttttttacttgCGGTTAATTAAgaccaatattcatattttatgcaTGCCGGCAAACCACAGAAACATCTAGTAATACATACGTGTACATGCTATCATGATATTTACTTAGTCAACATCATATTCATTGTggcatttgttttttatttctatttttttaggttttctttctccctaaatgGATGGACTGATGCCTTCTGTTGGTATGAGATTGCAGATATCTGGGGCCAGTCAGTGCCTGTAACCCCTGAATTGGAAGGAGAAGTCCATACTCTGTTTGTCTGAATTATTGGTTAGGTCAACAAGCGCCGGCTACTCTCAAGTAACAGGCTTGACCAAGGCAACAAGGGATTTGATTGGCTACAAGGCAACACCTCTGGTCATATACAAAGctccatatacattgtatatcacactGACAAAACCCACATCATCCTTTGTACAaagcatgtacatatatgtaaaaagttAACTTCATCAGTGTATATACCAATTATTACCGAATtgtgtaattataagtacaattGCTATGTGTCAGAGCAGGAACTTTtgtacataccggtatatatatcaTGCATAATTTGCATATTTCTCTGTCCAAAGTGATGATCAAACAAGATATTGGTAAAGAGTTATCGCTCTTTGCTACAAATGATAAGCAAAACATGTGCTTAAGTTTTATGTAgcagttttttttcttaactGCAAAATAAATACTGTTTTAAAAACACTTACAATGTCTTCTCTTCATTTTTCAGACGTTTTTATACTGGAGGAATCATTTTAATAgacaattttacaaattatttttaatagaaagTAGATCTATGAAAGCCAAAACAGTATCCAGTAAATGATCCAaagaaaatttgacctgaaaGTCACCAAAGGAAATCTTAACaagaatttcaggtcaagatttcttgacctaaaattgacctgaaattgaccagaaattcaggtcaagaaatattgacctgaaattcaggtgaAGATTTCTTAACCTGAATTTTaggtcaagatttcttgaccagaaattgacctgatattgaccagaatttcaggtcaagaaatcttgacctgaaattcaggttaagatttcttgacctgaatttcatgTCAAGATTTCttaacctgaatttcaggtgaagatttcttgacctgaaattcatcTGAAATTCACCAGAATTTTGCATGaaatttgacctgaatttcaggtcaagaaatcttcacctgaaattgaccagaatttctcttgaaatttgacctgaaattcaggtcaagaaatcttaacctgaaattgaccagaaattgaccagaatttcaggtcaagaaatcttgacctgaatttcacctgaaattaaccagaatttctggtcaatttcaggtgaatttcaggtcaagatttcttgacctgaaattcaggttagGAAATATTGGCTGTGTAAATCTGTGCATATTCATAACCTTTTggttgacaaaataaaaatgattttagaaTGCATTTTGGCAGTTTTACCTGGCACAGTTCTTGAAAATGTCAATTCATTTGCTCGTCCTTGAAGCTTTCCATCTGCTAATTTGAACTCAACGGTCTTCCACTCAGTCGTCTGAAAATATAGTACATGGAATCTTTTAAACGAAAACTCATATACGATACAATGATAATAAGATCTTCATGTTCAAGATTTTGTGTAGTCTcctttattgaaatatttgattttcaaacaaTTCTCCTGCAGAAGGAGAACATATACAATTTAAAGAATACAAAAGTTtcatgttaacattttgatatcaGCCGCTTAAACAGCGACaaatcatttcattataaaaatatgaaataataataatagtaaaaaCACTTACGGGCTTTTTCATTCGGAAACTGTAAAGTCCTCGTGTTCTGTCAGTGTCGACACCAAACCGGATGCCGATCGGATCGGTTGCTACGACGATGGATCCATCACTTCCACAGTCGCCATTGCTGATAAGCGCGGAATTAGTGTATGGTGTACTTCCGGTTTCTCGATAGCGTATTCGCACAATGAATGTGTATCCAAAATCATCGTTTGTAAATCGTTGAATCAGTAATTCTGATTTTCCATCAAAAAAAGCTTTTCCATCTTTAACATTCACTCCTTTATTCGTTACCCATACGTATTTTCCGGAAGAGTCTTGGACATCTCTGTCGAAATTTAGAATGACCTCTGCAGAACAATCTACAAATTAACATTAAGAGTTATATCCAATCTAGGCATATGATGCAAACGCTCTGTGTTAAAATGTTTTCGTTGGCTCGAACCTGTCAATTTTTACTGAGATTAAATCagtgaaaaatatgacgttacgcatATAatcacatgacgtcacaatcaatacctatccgaTTTCCTGAAATGAAAAATCAATCATTTCCTcctaaaatgatatttaatgatTATTTTACAACTGGATATAATCCATGACCTAAAATGCTTCTATGAAATTTTAAACGAAATGGCATTCTTCATAGAcgaaaaagaaagaagaaaaaacaaaccATGTCGTTTGGACGAAATTTTTGCGGTAAAAAGGTCCTTGCTTAATTAATGTAAATGTCTAAGTGTGCAGTATATACCTGTGTCATGGTCGCTGAGACTTGCTGAAAATTCGGAACATCTGCACTCCTTAATATCAAACGCTGTTCCCGGGGCACAGGGCATCATCAGCCATCCGTGACCTTCAACGTGTCGCTCATAGAAAGCTGGTTTGCCTTCCACTGGCCTATCCTTACATACTGttaacacataatttgttttgaaaatttggaaaaaaaaaatcactgtcaAAACTTGATATAGAAAGTATTTATTAAACAAAGCTTTATCATTTTGTAAGTTATATATCTTTGGAGTAAAACCCGTCAAAATAACAAGTTGTTTTCATACAATGAATAATTAAGGTTGATGATATTGTCGATCACATTTAAGAATAGGTACAAACCTTGTTCTGGTCGAACAAGCTATGAGGTTTAGGTTAATACTCACagttatcaaatatttttaatttcttttctttttcagatTTATTTCTATCCATAATAAAAACTATTATTCATTTATAGTTCTTGTATTGCAGGTTACTTACACAAACCATGGcagaaagacaaaaaaaaagaaatacttAATTGGAGAAATTAACCGCAAGGGAAACTTGCCCATCTTGAATGTCACTTTCTCGCATGTGAACAGTTTCCTTCTTTACCTGTCTTCTATTTGCTCTATATGAAATCGTACCTGTTTTCACCGGAGGGGCATACGATGTCCCTGTACACGTTGGGGGACATTTCGGGTCTTTAATACACGTTTGCTACACTGGTGTTATACGCGTACCCAACAGGGCAACACCGCTGGGTAGCGTGTCCATGCTCACAGATCCAGTAGGCCTGGCAATGGCCGCGGTTAGCGTAACGTTGTACTAGTAGGTTGTGACACATATCTGAAACATTAAACGTTCAGAGAATGACCTCAGGTTTAAGATCAAATGAACCAAATATTCTCATGTCTACTATTGCTCTGAATAACTTCAGTGGCCCATCGTGCGTCGTCTGTCGTTCGCCGTACGTCGTACGTCGTCCGTCGTTTGTGATCCGTTGTCTGTCGTCTGGCGGGCGTCGTCTCTCGTAAGCATTTTTCAATGAGGCAGGATGGAATATGCATTAAATATACTAGTTAAACGGTCctgatttataatttattaattctaaaatttcAAGTTGACCATTATGTCCGCCATCTTTAATTCTTTACTAACTCCAAAGTTTGTATTGTTCTTGGTAGTGTTGACACTTTGGAATACTCTAGAGAAATTTCTGAACATTACAAGATATTACAGTCTTCCGTTTAAATACCATAATTGCAGTTGACACGGAGTACAATTTTACCTTGAGCGCAGTTGACCCGGAAGGCGTAGTCACATGTCAGTTTTTCCTGGTTCCAGAAATGGCCGACAGGACAGTTTTTGTAATACGCTGTGACGCCATTATCCTTGAAGAAGCACTGGACAAACTTACTACAGTCGGTGGGATGAGGGTTAAACCCAGCTCCGTTTACCATCTTGCAACCAAGACAAGGGTCTGGAAAACATTGATGAAGGGTTAACAGATTCACCCCTGtgatttcataatgaactggtcTATTCATTGATTTGGAAGAGTCTATCGTGTGTCTTTAGGGATGGATATGTTAAAATAGCTTAGATaacttaaatatatttaatagtaTTGAGGATTTATTGTGCTTGCATTTACGATCAAGAAGGAATGAAATCCATTTTTAACTTATACGTTTTTAATTCCTGAttacaaatattatttaatattagttataaaacaataattgcATTATAATCGTCAATTTAGTAAACAATGTATTCTCTTCCACATGGAATATACTCAAAGATATTTATATTAGCTCCAAATAGTCGTGTCTAACGTCTTCCGGTGGGAACATAAAACTGGTATGACCGGAAGGAGAAACAGATGGCGCTGTCGGTGTCAAAGGGGGCGCCCTCGACGGTAGATTTGGTGGGTTACGTCTGCCACTTTTCATGCTATCGTCATTCGATGAAATAGATTGTCTGAATGATTTTTCAACAAAGTACAACTCGTTTCCttgatgtttaatttgttttttcgTCACCAACAAGTGGTATCCCAGTACACAACACACTGCGCATGTCAGGAAAAATAAACATCCGAGAGAAACCGCCAAAGGGAAACTCCTTTCACCAGTGAAGTCGCTCTCATTATCACTCAACgttgaaatgttttgatttacgGGTTGgtttgttaatatatttttaggCGTATTTTCATCAGAGCTTAAGTTTTGGTTCGGGATATCAATATTTCCATTGAGTAAGGACGGTTGTTTTGTACTAATCTGTGCAGTGATTTGTCCAGAACTAGCTTTATTTTCGTGATTCGAATCCACGTTTGATTGTGTTGGTCTGCTGTCCTTGCCAGAGACTGTATTCGATACACTAGAAAACTTAGCATCCATTGTTATAGCGATACTTGACGGCCTAGTTGATGCTGGATGAAGACTTGTGGTGTCGATTACTTCTGGTACAGGGGTCATCAACGTTCCGACACCTGTGGTCGGAAACGGTCTCACTGGGAAAGATAATAAGCAGATTATTTAACATGTGCAATACTGTAACCATATTTGCAGGATTGTTTTATGTAAATTCACAGCATTAATAACTgtaaataactttattttagcGAGTTAGCATGTAATTTCGAGAAAGAGAAGAAGCGGATTACGCTATAGTAAATATACAAGATACAAAATGCCGTATGTCTCGAAAgcacatttatacatgtacattaaaatgacaTCAATTACAAATAACAGATCGCTAGACTTTCTTTGAATTATCAAAAAAAGACATTACCAGTATTTCCACAAGGACAGATGAAACAGCCTTCCATATTTACGGTCAAAGTACATCTGCACCCGGAATTCATGCCTGTCGTtgataaaaagaataataaCATCATCTAAGCTCATTACGACGACGAAGACGTACGCTTTTCAAATGTGCTACTCGCCACTTTatctgtttaaatattttaatgtattccTCTTTGATAAagacaaaaattgttaaaataaatttatcgTTCTATCAAAGTACATTGCCCTTCGTTCATTGAAAGGAAATAGTGATTTAGCGAAGGTTGAATGTCTTACAAAGACAAATTTTATACTTAACAAAATACTGCACAGCCGTAATTTTCGCGGGATACCTTTTCGTTTCCTATTTTCGCGTTTACGCCTGACATCGCTATGACCGCTAGAATTGGATCCGCAAAAAATGTTTAGTAATGGATGACCATTCGTAATTGTCAGATAGCATATATTTCAAACCGCTAAAATGTTATTTACTCGTTTTGACATAAAACCCCGAAATGTTTTGACCCAAGTTAATAACCgactatacatgtaatacacgTGTACGATAATTACCCATGAATGGTTGAATTGGATTGATCGAATTCCGAACAGGGTTCATTCCGTATCCTATAGAACTCGACTGTGTTTTACTAATAGACATCCCTTGTAAAGGGGGACAATTTCCTCCATATCCGGTCATGGCCGCCAAACCTCCCTGAGCATTGTACGGAGATATGCCTTGTCCGTTGTTACCTGTATTACCAATCAAGCCTTTGAATAAATTCCCATTCTGTGACATTGGTCCGCCTTGTGTTAAACCCTAAagtaagaaataaaacaaagattttCTTATGAACTTTTTAAGCATtacttttgattttatttgGCAAATGATGTGTGTTATTTCAGTTAAatgcatatacaatgtacatgttttttttttctgttattcaTCTCAGCTGGAATCAGATTAAATGCCTTTAAtagaaaatgtgataaaaacaaCCAATGAATTGATGCAGTAAATAGGTatcattaaaaacatataaaatagataaattcGTAAAAGAAAAGAATGGAAGTGAACgtgttatttctcagaaaatatgCATTACATACCTGGACAATATGCAATACAGATAAACATATTGAAGATGAAGTAATAGATGTCCATTTTATGGTATAAATATCTCAATCCACTTTTGTCCTTCTCTCGTCCGATAGAGCGTCCATGTTGTCAACATAACGATCTAAACTTCCAAACAACAGGTGTAGGAACACCCATACTTTACCTGGTGATGAATTCCAGGTACTTATTGATACACTATCCGAGATAAAGGTCAAGTGTCACACACAGCAGGTGAGGATCTTCCTTAGACTACTTGAAGATGATAGTAGTGAGATGGGTTGTAGTTCGCTTCGAAATCATTACCAAGATAACATAAAAATGTCATATCTCTTTGTTCGAATAAGTACATATTAcctggctccgatttctcgaaacaaactgaAGTCGAAAACTATTATTCTGCTTAACAAACATCTTAACGACAACATGTTTAATAATTACTGATAATTTTACTTTtccattgtcattatataatcTGTGTAATATATCTTATGATATGGACACAGAGGCTATCAGTCAACGTCCatcatttttcaattaaattccACATTAATGTCAAGATATGGGTCGCTGTACCCCATGCACCTGttcacatgtacaatgtacctgttGTTATTTTATCGTCACCTAATGGGCATATCAACTGCCatactaaaatgaaataattgtcATTGTTCGTGGTGGATGTTTTTGAATGTGaggatttaaataatttttgttgtGGTAAATACACATTCTGTGATACCGGGATCATGACATATGTCTATTGTTAGTGGGGCGTAaatactatatacatatttgtgtGATGGCTAATTAGTTTAATTACACGTCCCCGTCACTTTGAACATACATTATAATGTTATCAAGTGTCACGTGTCGGATAGGAAACTCTTTTATAACTCCAACAATGTGAATTCAAACTCAAATCACGATACAGGTTAATTATATCACGACAATTATCATggctttattatatatacatgtagttacccGTCATATACATGGCAACTTATCCCTCCGTCCCTTCTCCCCATCGCCACACAAATATGCCAGCTTATCCCTCCGCCTCAAAACCCCATCGCCACAGACATGCCAACTTATCCCATCCTCCGCCCAAACCCATCAACTGATATGTCGACTTATCCCTCCGCCCCACATCTATCGCCACAGACATGCCAACTTATCCCTCCACCCCACACATATCGCCACAGACATGCCGATTTATCCCTCCACCCAAAATCCATCGCTACAGACATGCCAACTTATCCATCCGCCTCAAAACCCCATCGCCACAGACATGCCAACTTATCCCATCCGCCTCAAAACCCCATCGCCACAGACATGCCAACTTATCCCTCCGCCTCAAAATCCCATCGCCACAGACATGCCAACTTATTCATCCGCCTCAAAACTCCATCACCACAGACATGCCAACGTATCCCTCTGCCCAAAACCCCATCGCCACAGACATGCCAACTTATCCCTTTGCCCAAAACCCCATCGCCACAGACATGCCAACTTATCCCTCCGCCTCAAAATCCCATCGCTACAGACATGTCAACTTATCCATCCGCCTCAAAACCCCATCGCCACAGACATGCCAACTTATCCATCCGCCTCAAAATCCCATCGCCACAGACATGCCAACTTATCCCCTCACCCCAAATCCCATCGCTACAGACATGCCAACTTATCCCTCCGCCCCACACCTATCGTCACAGACATGCCGACTTATCCCTCCACCCAAAATCCCATCGCTACAGACATGCCGACTTATCCCTTCACCCCAAATCCCATCGCTACAGACATGCCAACTTATCCCTCCGCCCCACACCTATCGTCACAGACATGCCGGCTTATCCCTCCACTTAAAATCCCATCGCTACAGACATGCCGATTTATCCCTCCGCCTCAAAACCCAATCGCCATAGACATGCCAACGTATCCCTCCGCCTCAAAATCCCATCGCTACAGACATGCCAACTTATCCATCCGCCTCAAAACCCCATCGCCACAGACATGCAAACTTATCCCCTCCGCCTCAAAATCCCATCGCCACAGACATGCCAACTTATCCCTCCGCCTCAAAATCTCATCGCCACAGACATGCCAACTTATCCATCCGCCTCAAAACTCCATCACCACAGACATGCCAACTTATCCATCCGCCTCAAAACCCCATCGCCACAGACATGCCAACTTATCCATCCGCCTCAAAATCCCATCGCCACAGACATGCTAACTTATCCCTTCACCCCAAATCCCATCGATACAGACATGCCCAACTTATCCCTCCGCCCCACACCTATCGTCACAGACATGCCGACTTATCCCTCCACCCAAAATCCCATCGCTACAGACATGCCGACTTATCCCTTCACCCCTAATCCCATCGCTACAGACATGCCAACTTATCCCTCCGCCCCACACCTATCGTCACAGACATGCCGACTTATCCCTCCACCCAAAATCCCATCGCTACAGACATGCCGACTTATCCCTCCACCCAAAATCCCATCGCTACAGACATGCCGACTTATTCCTCCACTTAAAATCCCATCGTTACAGACATGCCAACTTATCCCTCCGCCTCAAAATCCCATCGCTACAGACATGCCAACTTATCCCTCCGCCTCAAAATCCCATCGCTACAGACATGCCAACTTATCCATCCGCCTCAAAACCCCATCGCCACAGACATGCCAACTTTATCCCTTCACCCCAAATCCCATCGATACAGACATGCCAACTTATCCTCCGCCCCACACCTATCGTCACAGACATGGCCGACTTATCCCTCCACCCAAAATCCCCATCGCTACAGACATGCCGACTTATCCCTTCACCCCTAATCCCATCGCTACAGACATGCCAACTTATCCCTCCGCCCCACACCTATCGTCACAGACATGCCGACTTATCCCTCCACCCAAAATCCCATCGCTACAGACATGCCGACTTATCCCTCCACCCAAAATCCCATCGCTACAGACATGCCGACTTATTCCTCCACTTAAAATCCCATCGCTACAGACATGGCAACTTATCCCTCCGCCTCAAAATCCCATCGCTACAGACATGCCGACTTATCCCTCCGCCTCAAAATCCCATCGCCACAGACATGCCGACTTATCCATCCGCCTCAAAACCCCATCGCCATAGACATGCCAACTTATCCCTCCACACCAAACCCCATCGTCACAGACAACtaatatttttgaaacaaaGGAGGATACGTCTGAAACTAGAAATGACGGTAAAAACATTGAGTGCCTGCGAACTACTTCCTACATAAACCTTACTTTTACTGTGCATGCATCATTAAATCCTTCAtaacatgttatttttcatgtaacaaatatttaaaattcttaCCCTTGTAGCATTACTACATGTGAAAACACGTCATCTTCACCTAAACGCTCGGAAACGAAAGTAGAACTCTGTAGTTATCGATGCATGGTGTATGTGTAAAGTCTACGTTAGTGTACCGCTGCGTATATCCATGCAGCCCTACATCAAATATAATTCAGATAAACAACGCTTTAAGTTGCCTTTAAGTTGTGCTGAACGTTTTTCGTTTATCGACGTGATAACCATGATTTTGTATTGTTCTGGAAGTTTCCAACTGTTTTGTGTGCTACGGcacttgaagtttacacaaaacttGTTTGTTTCACTAGCAGTTTCCAATCTTGAAATCTTAAATCATAGTAAAAATATTGCggaatatatgttttaatatttatcatttgtttttttaaaaggTTAGCGTCATGCAGTCATATTGAATGTTATGGAATGTGACAAGGAAGTGACTTCCAACATAACGTACGCAACTTAGATAAAAGTATGGATACAGATCCTTTATATCACTACGTACGTTTggtaagaggatctgacaacatcctgtAACGAATGACCTTTGgcaaatggccaatcaaattgctacctGCAGAATATTaaaagtgaatttcaggggacggaGTAGTTTGaaaaaatgtcagaattattttcgtgtacgtaaaCATCTCGGCCCAAAGAGCACACACACAgcttactgtatatatacactggGACGAAATTACGTTTTTTTTTGACAGAGAAAGGTATAGGAAATGCATTTTATCTCAAGTAcaagtggtaaaatgtcatatgAACATAATCCCTTATGTGAAATTGTCAGATCCTATTGACGCTCCCAATAAACTTTGGATAGTATAGCTTGTTTcgatatatactgtataaaggATTGTTACCAGCAAACTTCATGGAAATCCCTCCAGTAGATTTAGAGGAGTAGTCGGTCGATCGTTGTGTAATCAAAATGGGCGTAATTGTAAACAACGCCTCCGTCTTAATTAAGCGGCCTAACAATTTCTTTTTCTAACATTCCTGCCAttgcatttaaaaatatttttttaatttcccaGAGCAATGATcctttgcatttttatcgtatttttatcttatggtttttttaatatatattagtaAGGGAGTAACAACTAATATTCATTATTCCAATAATTAGTATTGTGCCTTTCTTTCAGTGAATCATTTTATTTAGGATTTCATAATAAGAAATAGGCCCTTTGAAAAGGGGTATTTGATCA
Coding sequences:
- the LOC138306108 gene encoding uncharacterized protein — encoded protein: MSQNGNLFKGLIGNTGNNGQGISPYNAQGGLAAMTGYGGNCPPLQGMSISKTQSSSIGYGMNPVRNSINPIQPFMGMNSGCRCTLTVNMEGCFICPCGNTVRPFPTTGVGTLMTPVPEVIDTTSLHPASTRPSSIAITMDAKFSSVSNTVSGKDSRPTQSNVDSNHENKASSGQITAQISTKQPSLLNGNIDIPNQNLSSDENTPKNILTNQPVNQNISTLSDNESDFTGERSFPLAVSLGCLFFLTCAVCCVLGYHLLVTKKQIKHQGNELYFVEKSFRQSISSNDDSMKSGRRNPPNLPSRAPPLTPTAPSVSPSGHTSFMFPPEDVRHDYLELI
- the LOC138306639 gene encoding asparagine-rich protein-like — its product is MMPCAPGTAFDIKECRCSEFSASLSDHDTDCSAEVILNFDRDVQDSSGKYVWVTNKGVNVKDGKAFFDGKSELLIQRFTNDDFGYTFIVRIRYRETGSTPYTNSALISNGDCGSDGSIVVATDPIGIRFGVDTDRTRGLYSFRMKKPTTEWKTVEFKLADGKLQGRANELTFSRTVPDEFQVKKSSPEIQVKKS
- the LOC138306640 gene encoding protein PIF-like, with translation MVNGAGFNPHPTDCSKFVQCFFKDNGVTAYYKNCPVGHFWNQEKLTCDYAFRVNCAQDMCHNLLVQRYANRGHCQAYWICEHGHATQRCCPVGYAYNTSVANVY
- the LOC138306641 gene encoding uncharacterized protein, which produces MPIYPSASKPNRHRHANVSLRLKIPSLQTCQLIHPPQNPIATDMQTYPLRLKIPSPQTCQLIPPPQNLIATDMPTYPSASKLHHHRHANLSIRLKTPSPQTCQLIHPPQNPIATDMLTYPFTPNPIDTDMPNLSLRPTPIVTDMPTYPSTQNPIATDMPTYPFTPNPIATDMPTYPSAPHLSSQTCRLIPPPKIPSLQTCRLIPPPKIPSLQTCRLIPPLKIPSLQTCQLIPPPQNPIATDMPTYPSASKSHRYRHANLSIRLKTPSPQTCQLYPFTPNPIDTDMPTYPPPHTYRHRHGRLIPPPKIPIATDMPTYPFTPNPIATDMPTYPSAPHLSSQTCRLIPPPKIPSLQTCRLIPPPKIPSLQTCRLIPPLKIPSLQTWQLIPPPQNPIATDMPTYPSASKSHRHRHADLSIRLKTPSP